TGGCCTCCCTGGTGGAAAGCCTGCGCGTCGACCTGCTCGCCTACCTGTTCGGCGACCTGCTCGCCACCACGTGGGCCGACGTGGCCGGCATTTGGGCCGGGGGGGCAGCGGTGCTGGTCCTGTTGGTGCGTCTTTGGCGGCCTCTGCTGGCCATCACCGTGCATGAGGAACTGGCGCGGGTCGAAGGCGTTGCCGTCGACCGGGTCGGCCTCGCCTTCATGCTGCTGATGGCGGCGGCGGTGGCCCTTGCCATGAAAGTGGTGGGCATCCTGCTGGTCACGTCGCTTCTCATCGTCCCGGCGGCGGCCGCCCGGCCGCTGGCCCGGACGCCGGAACGCATGGCGGTGCTGGCGGCTCTGCTGGGATGTGGCGCGGTGGCCCTGGGACTGGGCGGTTCCCTGCTGTCGGATGCTCCGGCCGGCCCGGCGGTCGTGGTGGCGGCCTGCCTGATCTTCGCCGTGACGGCTTCGGTCAGGCGTCGCCCAGGCGGGCCAGCCCCTTCTCCAGGTCGGCGATCAGATCCTCCCCATCCTCCAGCCCGCTGTGGATGCGGAGTGCGTGGCCCTTGAAGGGCCAGACGGTGGCTTGGCGATCGATCCGCAGGGGTAGAATCAGGCTTTCGTAGCCGCCCCAACTGAAGCCCATGCCAAACAGCTCCAGTCCATCGACGAAGGCGGCCAGGGCTTCCTTGGAATAGCCTTCCTTCAGCACGACGGAGAACAGGCCCGACGATCCCGTGAAGTCGCGTTGCCAGACGACATGGCCGGGACAGGAGGGCAGGGCCGGATGCAGAACGGTCTCGATCTCGGGCCGCGCGGCCAGCCAGCGGGCGAGCTTGAGTCCGGTATCCTGGTGGCGGGCGAGGCGGGCCGACAGGCTGCGAATGCCGCGCAGGCCCAGCCAGCAGTCGTCCGGCCCCGCGCACCAGCCCATGCCGACGGCGGTGCCGCGCAGGCGCTCGAACAGGGTGCGGTCGCGCATGGAGACGCTGCCCAGCATGGCGTCGGAATGGCCGACGATGTACTTGGTCGCCGCCTGGATGGACAGATCGACGCCCTTGTCGAAGGGCTGGAAGTAGAGCCCGGCGCTCCAGGTGTTGTCCATGGCGACCAGGGCGCCGGCGGCATGGGCGGCGTCGGCGATGGCGGGGACGTCCTGGACCTCGAAGGTCAGCGAGCCGGGTGCCTCGGTAAAGACCAGGCGAGTGGTGGGCCGCATCAGTTCGGCGATGTCGGCGCCGACCATCGGGTCGTACCGCGTCGTCGCGATACCCAGGCGGTTCAGCGGCCCCTCGCAAAGGCGGGCGGCGGGCCCATAGGCGTTGTCGGTCATCAGGATGTGGTCGCCGGCCTCCAGCAGCGCATGCAGCGTACAGGCGATGGCCGCCATGCCCGACGGCAGGGCGATCGCGTGGGAAGCTCCTTCCAGGGTGGCGACGGCTTCCTCGAAGGCGAAGTGGGTTGGGGTGCCATAGCGGCCGTAATAGACCCTGTCGAAGCGTTCCCGTTCCGCCGTCTCCAGTTCGTCCAGGCTGGGGAAAAGCACGGTCGAGGCCCTATAGACCGGCGGGTTGACGATGCCCTGATGGTCTTCCGGATGTCGGCCCGCATGGCCAAGGAGGGTGTCCTTCTTCATGTCGCGGATTGTAAAGGCCAAAGCCCGGACAAGGGAAGAGGCGGACGCCGGACGGCCAGGGCAGTCCCTGCTGGGCGCCTTCCGCGCCCCGACGCCCGACGAGGTGGACGAA
This region of Magnetospirillum sp. WYHS-4 genomic DNA includes:
- a CDS encoding metal ABC transporter permease, with protein sequence MADEFLLRGLLAGLGVAMVAGPLGSFVVWRRMAYFGDTLAHAALLGVTLGFVLGLSPMAGVLLVCAAVAGLLVALQRGRKLAGDTLLGILSHGALALGLVVASLVESLRVDLLAYLFGDLLATTWADVAGIWAGGAAVLVLLVRLWRPLLAITVHEELARVEGVAVDRVGLAFMLLMAAAVALAMKVVGILLVTSLLIVPAAAARPLARTPERMAVLAALLGCGAVALGLGGSLLSDAPAGPAVVVAACLIFAVTASVRRRPGGPAPSPGRRSDPPHPPARCGCGVRGP
- the metC gene encoding cystathionine beta-lyase, which translates into the protein MKKDTLLGHAGRHPEDHQGIVNPPVYRASTVLFPSLDELETAERERFDRVYYGRYGTPTHFAFEEAVATLEGASHAIALPSGMAAIACTLHALLEAGDHILMTDNAYGPAARLCEGPLNRLGIATTRYDPMVGADIAELMRPTTRLVFTEAPGSLTFEVQDVPAIADAAHAAGALVAMDNTWSAGLYFQPFDKGVDLSIQAATKYIVGHSDAMLGSVSMRDRTLFERLRGTAVGMGWCAGPDDCWLGLRGIRSLSARLARHQDTGLKLARWLAARPEIETVLHPALPSCPGHVVWQRDFTGSSGLFSVVLKEGYSKEALAAFVDGLELFGMGFSWGGYESLILPLRIDRQATVWPFKGHALRIHSGLEDGEDLIADLEKGLARLGDA